One stretch of Amycolatopsis sp. NBC_00345 DNA includes these proteins:
- a CDS encoding exonuclease SbcCD subunit D, with protein sequence MKVLHTSDWHIGRTFHGADLLAEQEAVLGHLADLVTSEAVDVVVVAGDIYDRAVPSAEAVRVATAALARIRRAGAQLVITPGNHDSGPRLGAFAEFAAAGGLHVRATVAGLAEPVLLSDEHGEVAFYGLPYLEPEPSRHALGVPEARGHTGVLTEAMRRVREDLATRPGTRSVVLAHAFVTGGNASESERTIAVGGVEQVPGSVFDGVDYVALGHLHGPQTLAEHLRYSGSPLAYSFSEARQRKSVWLLDLDAAGLAEVRRHELPVPRPLATLRGELAELLSAPEHDEWVGHFLSVTLTDRVRPVDAMRKLRDRFPHAVHMDWQPEGGFAGTELKYAEAVRGRSDIEIARSFLDDCRGAAPSEREERLVFLALEAADRAAVAKL encoded by the coding sequence GTGAAAGTCCTGCACACCTCCGACTGGCACATCGGCCGCACGTTCCACGGCGCCGATCTGCTCGCCGAGCAGGAAGCCGTCCTCGGGCACTTGGCCGACCTCGTCACCAGCGAGGCGGTCGACGTGGTCGTCGTGGCCGGCGACATCTACGACCGCGCGGTCCCTTCGGCCGAGGCGGTCCGGGTCGCCACGGCCGCGCTCGCCCGCATCCGCAGGGCCGGTGCCCAGCTCGTCATCACGCCCGGAAACCACGACTCCGGGCCACGCCTCGGCGCCTTCGCCGAGTTCGCCGCGGCCGGCGGCCTGCACGTGCGCGCCACGGTCGCGGGCCTCGCCGAGCCCGTGCTGCTCTCGGACGAGCACGGCGAGGTCGCGTTCTACGGCCTGCCGTATCTGGAGCCGGAGCCGTCCCGGCACGCGCTGGGCGTCCCGGAGGCGCGCGGCCACACCGGAGTCCTCACCGAGGCCATGCGCCGCGTCCGCGAAGACCTCGCCACTCGCCCTGGCACGCGGTCCGTGGTGCTGGCGCACGCGTTTGTCACCGGTGGCAACGCCAGCGAGTCCGAGCGCACGATCGCCGTCGGCGGGGTCGAGCAGGTGCCCGGCTCGGTGTTCGACGGCGTGGACTACGTCGCGCTCGGCCATCTGCACGGCCCGCAGACCCTCGCCGAGCACCTGCGTTACTCCGGCAGCCCGCTCGCGTACTCGTTTTCCGAGGCGCGGCAACGGAAATCGGTCTGGCTCCTCGACCTCGACGCCGCCGGGCTGGCCGAGGTCCGGCGGCACGAGCTGCCCGTGCCGCGGCCACTGGCCACGCTGCGCGGCGAGCTGGCCGAGCTGCTGTCCGCGCCGGAGCACGACGAGTGGGTGGGCCACTTCCTGTCCGTCACGCTCACCGACCGCGTGCGGCCCGTCGACGCCATGCGCAAGCTGCGCGACCGTTTCCCGCACGCCGTGCACATGGATTGGCAGCCCGAAGGCGGGTTCGCGGGCACGGAGCTGAAGTACGCCGAGGCCGTGCGCGGGCGCAGCGACATCGAGATCGCCCGCAGTTTCCTCGACGACTGCCGTGGCGCCGCGCCCTCCGAACGCGAGGAGCGGCTCGTCTTCCTCGCGCTCGAGGCGGCCGACCGGGCGGCGGTGGCGAAGCTGTGA
- the rmuC gene encoding DNA recombination protein RmuC yields METVITTAAVVLALLLCVAVAVLWRLYNDGMRRADAAARLVAAERAKGDEQQLALRRYEVAFASIHGRGELGEQVLVETARALGLREELHFTLQTDLAGGGAAKPDMVLRVGGGRAVPVDAKASMAIWAEAVETDDPEERLDALRAHVRQLRSRAAELAGKGYQRWADAIYGTIMFVPSDAAVVAALDTDPELLRWLIDRRVFLCGPTGFGVLASAALFAASDRALVEDVEQVRAGAASAHRAAGNAVDALNLSSTHLQRFISARRRELEALESFRATVAPLTDASGSPAPVPEVRKGDELAAS; encoded by the coding sequence GTGGAGACAGTGATCACCACGGCGGCCGTCGTGCTCGCGCTGCTCCTGTGCGTCGCGGTCGCGGTCCTGTGGCGGCTCTACAACGACGGCATGCGGCGCGCCGACGCGGCGGCGCGGCTCGTGGCGGCGGAGCGTGCGAAGGGTGACGAGCAGCAGCTCGCGCTGCGCCGGTACGAGGTCGCGTTCGCCTCGATCCACGGCCGCGGCGAGCTGGGCGAGCAGGTGCTGGTGGAGACGGCGCGGGCGCTCGGGCTGCGCGAGGAGCTGCACTTCACGCTGCAGACCGACCTGGCGGGCGGCGGCGCGGCGAAACCGGACATGGTGCTGCGCGTCGGCGGCGGGCGCGCGGTCCCGGTGGACGCCAAGGCGAGCATGGCGATCTGGGCCGAGGCCGTGGAGACCGACGACCCGGAGGAACGGCTCGACGCGTTGCGCGCGCACGTCCGGCAACTGCGCTCGCGCGCCGCGGAGCTGGCCGGCAAGGGCTACCAGCGCTGGGCCGACGCGATCTACGGCACGATCATGTTCGTGCCGTCCGACGCCGCCGTGGTCGCCGCGCTCGACACCGACCCGGAGCTGCTGCGCTGGCTCATCGACCGCCGCGTATTCCTGTGCGGCCCGACGGGCTTCGGCGTCCTGGCCTCCGCGGCCCTGTTCGCGGCCAGCGACCGCGCGCTGGTGGAGGACGTCGAGCAGGTCCGCGCGGGCGCCGCGTCGGCCCACCGCGCGGCGGGCAACGCCGTCGACGCGCTCAACCTCTCCAGCACCCACCTGCAACGGTTCATCTCCGCCCGCCGCCGTGAGCTGGAAGCCCTGGAGAGCTTCCGCGCGACGGTGGCCCCCTTGACGGACGCCTCGGGCAGCCCCGCGCCGGTCCCAGAGGTGAGGAAGGGGGACGAGCTGGCGGCGAGCTGA
- a CDS encoding DUF6542 domain-containing protein yields MTAIRDRQSDPDADDAPVPWDERLVLGARRGLPWWAVVLVGFGLAVLGAIIDEKTKGSLDFVFKAGYFVGAVIAVGAVQRRALFGPMVQPPLVLAVTVPGVVLLTGGSGSGGDTLSKLLDVGRPLINGFPTMAVVTGVTLLFGFFRIYRERDPDAPVKLKGKKAPARDGEPSAARPRTRPPGANRTGQTPLPASGRRGAPRDRDLDAPPPRRPRPPADPGARPRRDPADPGARGTRKPPPEGRRPRPPEADPRRRGEPRGDTPPPRRRPRADEPPPAGRPRPPRREPPRRSRPWDDES; encoded by the coding sequence GTGACCGCGATACGCGATCGCCAGAGCGATCCTGATGCCGATGACGCCCCCGTGCCCTGGGACGAGCGTCTTGTCCTCGGCGCGAGGCGCGGGTTGCCCTGGTGGGCGGTCGTCCTCGTGGGCTTCGGCCTTGCCGTGCTCGGCGCCATCATCGATGAAAAGACCAAGGGCAGCCTCGACTTCGTCTTCAAGGCCGGCTACTTCGTCGGGGCCGTGATCGCGGTCGGCGCGGTGCAGAGACGGGCGCTGTTCGGCCCGATGGTGCAGCCGCCGCTGGTGCTGGCCGTCACGGTGCCCGGTGTGGTGCTGCTGACCGGCGGCTCCGGCTCGGGCGGAGACACGCTCTCCAAGCTGCTGGACGTGGGCAGGCCGCTGATCAACGGCTTCCCGACGATGGCGGTCGTCACCGGCGTGACCCTCCTCTTCGGCTTCTTCCGCATCTACCGTGAGCGCGATCCCGATGCCCCGGTGAAGCTGAAGGGCAAGAAGGCGCCCGCCAGGGACGGCGAGCCGTCGGCCGCCCGGCCGCGGACCCGGCCCCCGGGTGCCAACCGCACGGGCCAGACGCCGCTGCCGGCGAGCGGACGCCGGGGTGCGCCGAGGGATCGAGACCTCGATGCCCCGCCGCCGCGACGACCCCGTCCGCCGGCCGACCCGGGCGCCCGCCCGCGCCGCGACCCGGCCGACCCCGGCGCACGCGGCACGCGTAAGCCTCCGCCGGAGGGCCGCCGCCCGCGGCCACCGGAAGCGGACCCCCGCCGTCGCGGCGAGCCCCGTGGCGACACCCCGCCGCCGCGTCGCCGCCCCCGGGCCGACGAGCCGCCACCAGCCGGCCGCCCCCGCCCGCCACGCCGCGAGCCCCCGCGCCGCTCCCGCCCGTGGGACGACGAGTCCTGA
- a CDS encoding 4-hydroxy-3-methylbut-2-enyl diphosphate reductase, producing MSSASPGIDPAGTPTIAGSGGPATGKRVLLAKPRGYCAGVDRAVIAVEKALELYGAPVYVRKEIVHNRHVVETLRERGAIFVEETSEVPEGALVVFSAHGVSPMVHAQAEERNLRTIDATCPLVTKVHKEVNRFAKDDYDILLIGHEGHEEVEGTAGEAPDKVQLVDKAEDVDKVDVRDPSKVIWLSQTTLSVDETMERVDQLRERFPGLADPPSDDICYATTNRQVAVKAMAPECDLVLVVGSTNSSNSKRLVEVALKAGARDSHLIDFASEVDESWLEGVTTVGVTSGASVPDNLVMDLLTWLADRGWGQVDEVTTANEKIAFALPKELRKAVKSEAADAAAAKSEVVAQPES from the coding sequence ATGAGTTCAGCGAGCCCCGGAATCGACCCCGCCGGCACTCCGACGATCGCCGGCTCCGGCGGGCCGGCCACCGGCAAGCGAGTCCTGCTCGCGAAGCCGCGTGGCTACTGCGCGGGCGTGGACCGCGCCGTGATCGCCGTGGAAAAGGCCCTGGAGCTGTATGGCGCCCCGGTGTACGTGCGCAAGGAGATCGTGCACAACCGGCACGTCGTCGAGACGCTGCGCGAGCGTGGCGCGATCTTCGTCGAGGAGACCTCCGAGGTGCCCGAGGGCGCGCTGGTGGTGTTCTCCGCGCACGGCGTCTCGCCGATGGTGCACGCCCAGGCCGAGGAGCGGAACCTCCGCACCATCGACGCGACCTGCCCCCTCGTGACGAAGGTGCACAAGGAGGTCAACCGCTTCGCCAAGGACGACTACGACATCCTCCTGATCGGCCACGAGGGCCACGAGGAGGTGGAGGGCACCGCGGGTGAGGCGCCGGACAAGGTGCAGCTCGTGGACAAGGCGGAGGACGTCGACAAGGTCGACGTGCGCGACCCGTCGAAGGTGATCTGGCTCTCCCAGACCACGCTGTCGGTCGACGAGACGATGGAGCGCGTCGACCAGCTGCGCGAGCGTTTCCCCGGCTTGGCCGACCCGCCCAGCGACGACATCTGTTACGCCACCACGAACCGTCAGGTCGCGGTCAAGGCGATGGCCCCCGAGTGCGACCTGGTGCTGGTGGTCGGTTCGACGAACTCGTCGAACTCCAAGCGCCTCGTGGAGGTCGCCCTGAAGGCCGGCGCCCGCGACTCCCACCTGATCGACTTCGCCAGCGAGGTCGACGAGTCCTGGCTGGAGGGCGTCACCACGGTCGGCGTCACGTCGGGCGCCTCGGTGCCGGACAACCTGGTCATGGACCTCCTCACCTGGCTCGCCGACCGCGGCTGGGGCCAGGTCGACGAGGTGACCACGGCCAACGAGAAGATCGCCTTCGCTTTGCCGAAGGAGCTGCGGAAGGCTGTTAAGTCGGAGGCTGCGGATGCGGCTGCGGCTAAGTCGGAGGTTGTGGCGCAGCCGGAGTCCTGA
- a CDS encoding lipid droplet-associated protein, which produces MKPLPLPVRVAAGLAVITAERVRELPRQLTGLPVTVVSQVLQFSMRVQQHVTELAIKGDDALSGLRPVEDTPSWATFDEDAAPDLAPSRPTLVSVDNIPEPRAQTNGHRPSFTEPESEIEPEIEILLEPLPGSAAEDEPGDPWAQEERALAEEHADGENDSAAGPASLPNYDELTLPQLRARLRRLTVPQLEEILEYEKANEDRASFVGMLARRIGNARKAEEEQDDSAEGK; this is translated from the coding sequence ATGAAGCCACTCCCGCTCCCCGTCCGGGTCGCCGCGGGCCTCGCCGTCATAACCGCCGAACGGGTTCGCGAGCTCCCCCGGCAGCTCACCGGGCTTCCCGTCACCGTGGTCAGCCAGGTACTGCAGTTCTCCATGCGTGTGCAGCAGCACGTCACCGAGCTGGCCATCAAGGGTGACGACGCCCTATCCGGCCTGCGCCCGGTCGAGGACACCCCCAGCTGGGCGACGTTCGACGAGGACGCCGCGCCCGACCTGGCGCCCTCGCGGCCGACGCTGGTCTCGGTCGACAACATCCCCGAGCCGCGCGCGCAGACCAACGGCCACCGCCCCTCCTTCACCGAGCCCGAATCCGAGATCGAGCCCGAGATCGAGATCCTGCTGGAGCCCCTGCCCGGAAGCGCGGCCGAGGACGAGCCCGGCGACCCGTGGGCCCAGGAGGAGCGCGCGCTGGCCGAGGAGCACGCGGACGGTGAGAACGACAGCGCCGCCGGCCCCGCGAGCCTGCCGAACTACGACGAGCTCACCCTGCCCCAGCTGCGCGCCCGCCTGCGCCGCCTGACCGTGCCTCAGCTCGAAGAGATCCTGGAGTACGAGAAGGCGAACGAGGACCGCGCGTCCTTCGTCGGCATGCTCGCGCGCCGGATCGGCAACGCGCGCAAGGCGGAAGAGGAACAGGACGACAGCGCGGAAGGCAAGTGA
- the xseA gene encoding exodeoxyribonuclease VII large subunit, with the protein MTGEPATSAENPWPVRTVTRKIGDWVHRLGAVWVEGQVTQISARPGTQTAFLTLRDPSADVSMSVTCPMWLVRELATPLREGDRVIVHAKPSFFFGRGTLSLRADEIRAVGIGELLARIERLRKLLAAEGLFSPERKRPIPFLPQGIGLITGRASAAERDVLVNAQARWPHVLFKVLNTAVQGSQAVPQMLRALSTLDKDPDVDVIVIARGGGSVEDLLPFSDEALCRAVAAAGTPVVSAIGHEPDTPLLDHVADLRCSTPTDASKRIVPDVREESARVRQMRDRGRRALHGWVDTQTRLLTQLRSRPSLADPLGPVQRRLDDIGLHRERGRRAMLGLLARDQAEVANARGRLTALGPAATMSRGYAVVQFTDSKGNLQVLRSVSQIEDGARLRVRVADGAVHAVTEPTETAEGDGP; encoded by the coding sequence GTGACCGGCGAACCCGCCACCAGCGCGGAAAACCCCTGGCCGGTCCGCACGGTCACGCGCAAGATCGGCGACTGGGTGCACCGGCTCGGCGCCGTGTGGGTAGAGGGCCAGGTCACGCAGATCAGCGCACGGCCCGGCACGCAGACCGCGTTCCTCACGCTGCGAGACCCGTCGGCGGACGTCTCGATGTCCGTCACCTGCCCGATGTGGCTGGTGCGCGAGCTGGCGACGCCGCTGCGTGAGGGCGACCGCGTGATCGTGCACGCGAAGCCGTCGTTCTTCTTCGGCCGCGGCACGCTCAGCCTGCGCGCCGACGAGATCCGCGCGGTCGGCATCGGCGAGCTGCTGGCCCGGATCGAGCGGCTGCGTAAGCTGCTGGCCGCCGAAGGCCTGTTCTCGCCCGAGCGGAAACGGCCGATTCCCTTTCTGCCGCAAGGCATCGGCCTGATCACCGGACGCGCTTCGGCGGCGGAGCGCGACGTGCTGGTGAACGCGCAGGCGCGCTGGCCGCACGTGCTGTTCAAGGTGCTGAACACCGCCGTGCAGGGCTCGCAGGCCGTGCCGCAGATGCTCCGCGCACTGTCCACACTGGACAAGGACCCCGACGTCGACGTCATCGTGATCGCCCGCGGCGGCGGCAGCGTGGAGGACCTGCTGCCGTTCTCCGACGAGGCGCTGTGCCGGGCCGTCGCGGCGGCGGGCACGCCGGTGGTCAGCGCGATCGGGCACGAGCCGGACACCCCGCTGCTCGACCACGTCGCCGACCTGCGCTGCTCCACGCCCACGGACGCGAGCAAGCGGATCGTGCCGGACGTGCGCGAGGAGTCCGCCCGCGTCCGCCAGATGCGCGACCGCGGCCGTCGCGCGCTGCACGGCTGGGTCGACACCCAGACGCGGCTGCTGACCCAGCTGCGCAGCCGCCCGTCGCTGGCCGACCCGCTCGGCCCCGTCCAGCGCCGTCTCGACGACATCGGGCTGCACCGCGAACGCGGCCGCCGCGCCATGCTCGGCCTGCTCGCGCGTGACCAGGCCGAAGTCGCCAACGCGCGCGGCCGGCTGACCGCGCTGGGCCCGGCCGCCACGATGTCCCGCGGTTATGCCGTCGTGCAGTTCACCGACTCCAAAGGCAACCTCCAGGTACTGCGCTCCGTCTCCCAGATCGAGGACGGTGCACGCCTGCGCGTGCGGGTCGCCGACGGGGCGGTCCACGCCGTCACCGAGCCGACCGAGACCGCGGAAGGAGACGGGCCGTGA
- a CDS encoding exodeoxyribonuclease VII small subunit, which translates to MSEAASETAGLGYEQARDRLVEVVKELEAGGLSLEQSLSLWEKGEQLSKVCERHLEGARERIEAALASVETDDSE; encoded by the coding sequence GTGAGCGAAGCAGCCAGCGAAACCGCCGGACTCGGCTACGAGCAGGCCCGCGACCGGCTCGTCGAGGTGGTCAAGGAGCTTGAAGCGGGCGGCCTGTCCCTGGAGCAGTCGCTCTCGCTGTGGGAAAAGGGCGAGCAGCTCTCGAAGGTCTGCGAGCGGCACCTCGAGGGCGCGCGCGAGCGGATCGAGGCCGCGCTGGCGTCCGTGGAGACCGACGACTCAGAGTGA
- the glpX gene encoding class II fructose-bisphosphatase, which translates to MTTASDPRRREAPDRNLAMELVRVTEAAAMAAGRWVGKGDKIGGDGAAVDAMRQLVSTVSMRGVVVIGEGEKDEAPMLFNGEEVGNGDGPDCDVAVDPVDGTTLMAKGMPNALAVLAVAERGAMFDPSAVFYMEKLAVGPDAAGKVDLAAPVAENIRRVAKAKNSSVSDVTVCILDRPRHEQIIKEVREAGARIRFISDGDVAGAIAAARPTTGVDMLLGIGGTPEGIIAACAMKCLGGELQGRLWPKDEAEREKALAAGHDLDRVLGNDDLVRGDNTFFCATGVTDGDLLRGVHYRSGGATTQSIVMRSKSGTVRMIDGYHRLNKLRAYSSVNFDGNLDTPEDGSDAVPPLP; encoded by the coding sequence ATGACTACCGCCAGTGACCCACGACGCCGTGAAGCGCCGGATCGCAACCTCGCCATGGAGCTGGTACGGGTGACCGAGGCCGCCGCGATGGCCGCGGGCCGCTGGGTCGGCAAGGGCGACAAGATCGGCGGCGACGGCGCGGCCGTCGACGCGATGCGCCAGCTCGTCTCCACCGTCTCGATGCGCGGGGTAGTCGTGATCGGCGAGGGCGAGAAGGACGAGGCGCCCATGCTGTTCAACGGCGAAGAGGTGGGCAACGGCGACGGCCCGGACTGCGACGTCGCGGTCGACCCCGTCGACGGCACCACGCTGATGGCCAAGGGCATGCCCAACGCGCTGGCCGTGCTCGCGGTGGCCGAGCGCGGGGCGATGTTCGACCCGTCGGCCGTGTTCTACATGGAGAAGCTCGCCGTCGGCCCCGACGCCGCGGGCAAGGTGGACCTGGCCGCGCCGGTCGCGGAGAACATCCGCCGTGTCGCGAAGGCCAAGAACTCCAGCGTCAGCGACGTGACCGTGTGCATCCTCGACCGGCCGCGGCACGAGCAGATCATCAAGGAGGTCCGCGAGGCGGGCGCCCGCATCCGGTTCATCTCCGACGGCGACGTGGCGGGCGCGATCGCCGCGGCCCGGCCGACCACCGGTGTCGACATGTTGCTCGGGATCGGCGGCACGCCCGAGGGCATCATCGCGGCCTGCGCGATGAAGTGCCTCGGCGGCGAGCTGCAGGGCCGGCTGTGGCCGAAGGACGAGGCCGAGCGGGAGAAGGCGCTGGCCGCGGGCCACGACCTCGACCGCGTGCTCGGCAACGACGACCTGGTGCGCGGCGACAACACCTTCTTCTGCGCCACCGGCGTGACCGACGGCGACCTGCTGCGCGGCGTGCACTACCGGTCGGGCGGCGCCACGACGCAGTCCATCGTGATGCGGTCCAAGTCCGGCACCGTCAGAATGATCGACGGCTACCACCGGCTGAACAAGCTCCGGGCGTATTCGTCCGTGAACTTCGACGGCAACCTGGACACGCCCGAGGACGGCTCCGACGCCGTCCCGCCCCTGCCCTGA
- a CDS encoding S1 family peptidase — MPKRLFALLLTILAGTALATGSATAGPSIVGGTAADQPYPFVVSLHSSSGKVFCAGSLIAPTWVATAAHCVYGKDPATVALRLGSNESDQGGETAQAAEFIVHPHFNVKTQTGDLALIRLAAAAQTAPIALGDTAAPGAAARILGWGQTCPAPNCGPLAPSLQQLDTHLVEGSKCTAAFDGTAELCTDNPDGENGSCYGDSGGPELARDGDHWTLIGLTSRPGNGSATCATAPSIYTSVVAYEPWIAEKTG; from the coding sequence GTGCCCAAGCGGTTGTTCGCGCTGCTGTTGACGATCCTCGCCGGAACGGCGCTCGCCACCGGCAGCGCGACCGCTGGGCCGTCGATCGTCGGCGGCACCGCCGCGGACCAGCCTTACCCGTTCGTGGTGTCGCTGCACTCCTCGTCGGGCAAGGTCTTCTGCGCCGGTTCGCTGATCGCGCCGACGTGGGTCGCCACGGCCGCGCACTGCGTGTACGGAAAGGACCCGGCGACGGTCGCGCTTCGGCTGGGCAGCAACGAAAGCGACCAGGGCGGCGAGACCGCGCAGGCCGCGGAGTTCATCGTGCACCCGCACTTCAACGTCAAAACGCAGACCGGCGACCTCGCCCTCATCCGGCTCGCCGCGGCGGCGCAGACGGCCCCGATCGCCCTCGGCGACACCGCGGCGCCCGGCGCGGCGGCCCGCATCCTCGGCTGGGGCCAGACCTGCCCGGCCCCGAACTGCGGTCCCCTCGCGCCTTCGCTGCAACAGCTCGACACGCACCTGGTCGAGGGCTCGAAATGCACCGCCGCGTTCGACGGCACCGCCGAGCTGTGCACCGACAACCCGGACGGCGAGAACGGCTCCTGCTACGGCGACTCCGGCGGCCCGGAGCTGGCCCGCGACGGCGACCACTGGACGTTGATCGGCCTGACCAGCCGCCCCGGCAACGGCTCCGCGACCTGCGCGACGGCGCCGTCGATCTATACGTCCGTGGTCGCCTACGAACCGTGGATCGCGGAGAAGACCGGCTGA
- a CDS encoding NAD(P)/FAD-dependent oxidoreductase: MDSSYDLVIIGAGPTGLFAAYYAGFRGLSMAVVDSLPEPGGQVTAMYPEKMIFDVGGFAAIRGRDLVQGLVDQVEPWRPAYLLGRKAEKLESVDGGVELTLDGGEVLRAGAVLVTAGIGEFTPRPLPAGDGWLGRGMVHFVPSLQAHAGQHVVVVGGGDSAFDWCLALHPIAASVTLVHRRAKFRAAESIVREVRGLGVRMITDAEVTRFVEASDGELAAVEVTVKNGEDEQLPANAVVAALGFTADLGPIESWGLEIDHRAISVDSTMATARPRVYAAGDVAAYPGKVKLIATGFGEAATAVNNIAVALDPDAHLFPGHSSNAE, from the coding sequence ATGGATTCGTCGTACGACCTCGTCATCATCGGAGCCGGGCCCACTGGGCTGTTCGCGGCCTACTACGCGGGGTTCCGCGGCCTGTCGATGGCCGTGGTCGATTCGCTGCCCGAGCCGGGCGGGCAGGTCACCGCCATGTACCCGGAGAAGATGATCTTCGACGTGGGCGGGTTCGCCGCGATCCGCGGCCGTGACCTGGTGCAGGGCCTGGTGGACCAGGTCGAGCCGTGGCGGCCGGCGTACCTGCTGGGCCGCAAGGCGGAGAAGCTGGAGAGCGTCGACGGCGGGGTCGAGCTGACCCTCGACGGCGGTGAGGTGCTGCGCGCGGGCGCCGTGCTGGTCACCGCGGGCATCGGCGAGTTCACCCCGCGTCCACTGCCCGCGGGCGACGGCTGGCTCGGCCGCGGCATGGTCCACTTCGTCCCGTCACTGCAGGCGCACGCGGGCCAGCACGTGGTCGTGGTCGGCGGCGGCGACTCGGCGTTCGACTGGTGCCTGGCCCTGCACCCGATCGCCGCGAGTGTCACCCTCGTGCACCGCCGCGCGAAGTTCCGCGCCGCGGAGTCCATCGTGCGCGAGGTGCGTGGCCTGGGCGTCCGGATGATCACCGACGCCGAGGTGACGCGCTTCGTCGAGGCGTCGGACGGCGAACTCGCGGCGGTGGAGGTGACGGTGAAGAACGGTGAGGACGAGCAGCTTCCGGCCAACGCCGTGGTCGCCGCGCTGGGCTTCACGGCCGACCTCGGGCCGATCGAAAGCTGGGGGCTGGAGATCGACCACCGCGCCATCTCGGTGGACTCGACCATGGCGACGGCGCGGCCCCGGGTCTACGCGGCCGGCGACGTCGCGGCGTATCCGGGGAAGGTGAAGCTCATCGCCACCGGCTTCGGCGAGGCCGCCACCGCGGTGAACAACATCGCCGTGGCACTGGATCCGGACGCGCACTTGTTCCCGGGCCACTCCAGCAACGCCGAGTGA
- a CDS encoding class II fumarate hydratase: MAEQEYRIEHDTMGEVRVPVDALYRAQTQRAVENFPISGRGLERAQIRALGLLKAAAAHVNAKLGVLEPDVADAIATAADEVAAGRHDEHFPIDVFQTGSGTSSNMNANEVIATLATRALGREVHPNDHVNASQSSNDTFPTTIHVAATEAVLTDVVPALEHLAGAIEARAAEWADVVKSGRTHLMDAVPITLGQEAGAWAAQVRFGVERLRSGLPRLGELPIGGTAVGSGLNAPDGFGAAVAAELAELTGLPLTEARNHFEAQATQDSVVETSGHLRTIAVSLNKIANDLRWLGSGPRTGLGELALPDLQPGSSIMPGKVNPVIPEATLQVVAQVIGNDAAVAFAGAAGNFQLNVNLPVIARNVLESARLLAAVSRLLADKVFDGVTANVERTRQYAEGSPSIVTPLNKYIGYEAAAAVAKQALKELKTIREVVIERGFVKDGKLTEAQLDEALDVLRMARGGK; the protein is encoded by the coding sequence ATGGCTGAACAGGAATACCGGATCGAACACGACACGATGGGTGAGGTCCGCGTCCCGGTCGACGCGCTCTACCGCGCGCAGACGCAGCGTGCCGTGGAGAACTTCCCCATCTCCGGCCGCGGTCTCGAGCGCGCCCAGATCCGCGCGCTGGGCCTGTTGAAGGCGGCCGCCGCGCACGTGAACGCGAAGCTCGGCGTGCTGGAGCCCGACGTCGCGGACGCGATCGCCACCGCCGCCGACGAGGTCGCCGCCGGCCGGCACGACGAGCACTTCCCGATCGACGTCTTCCAGACCGGCTCCGGCACCTCGTCCAACATGAACGCGAACGAGGTCATCGCGACGCTCGCCACCCGCGCGCTGGGCCGCGAAGTGCACCCGAACGACCACGTCAACGCCTCGCAGTCGTCGAACGACACGTTCCCGACGACCATCCACGTCGCCGCCACGGAGGCCGTGCTCACCGACGTCGTCCCGGCGCTGGAGCACCTCGCGGGCGCGATCGAGGCGCGCGCCGCCGAGTGGGCGGACGTCGTGAAGTCCGGCCGCACGCACCTGATGGACGCCGTGCCCATCACGCTCGGCCAGGAGGCGGGCGCGTGGGCCGCGCAGGTCCGCTTCGGCGTCGAACGGCTCCGGTCCGGCCTGCCGCGGCTGGGCGAGCTGCCGATCGGCGGCACCGCCGTGGGCTCCGGGCTGAACGCGCCGGACGGCTTCGGCGCCGCCGTCGCCGCCGAGCTCGCGGAGCTGACCGGCCTGCCGCTGACCGAGGCGCGCAACCACTTCGAGGCGCAGGCGACGCAGGACAGCGTCGTCGAGACCTCGGGCCATCTGCGCACGATCGCGGTGTCGCTGAACAAGATCGCGAACGACCTGCGCTGGCTGGGCTCCGGCCCGCGCACCGGGCTGGGCGAGCTGGCGCTGCCGGACCTGCAGCCGGGCTCGTCGATCATGCCGGGCAAGGTCAACCCGGTGATCCCGGAGGCGACGCTGCAGGTGGTGGCGCAGGTGATCGGCAACGACGCGGCGGTGGCGTTCGCGGGCGCGGCGGGCAACTTCCAGCTCAACGTGAACCTGCCCGTGATCGCGCGCAACGTGCTCGAGTCCGCGCGGCTGCTCGCGGCCGTCTCACGGCTGCTGGCGGACAAGGTGTTCGACGGCGTCACCGCGAACGTCGAGCGGACGCGCCAGTACGCCGAGGGCTCGCCTTCGATCGTCACGCCGCTCAACAAATACATCGGCTACGAAGCGGCGGCAGCGGTCGCGAAGCAGGCGCTCAAGGAGCTGAAGACGATCCGCGAAGTCGTCATCGAACGCGGTTTCGTCAAGGACGGCAAGCTCACCGAGGCCCAGCTCGACGAGGCCCTCGACGTGCTCCGCATGGCCCGCGGCGGCAAGTAG